The genomic segment TTCCTCTGAACTGATCAGGGTTgcactggaagagggatttcTTCCAGCCAGGTAGCCACAGCAACCCTATTCCTCAATGGAAACACCTCAGACAATGCACCCCATACAGCCCCCTCTAATACACCAGGAGGAGCTGCTCTGCTAGTAAAGGGGAATCCGGAGTGACCTTTTCCTTCTTTGCCCTCCTGATAGcaacaaacacaaaacaaaagcCAAATCTCTATTTacaaaggaatatatatatatttcaattcACATAAAAAGCAGGTATTGCAATAGACATTCAACATTGGCAGAAGACACCTACTTAAGCTTCACTTTTGAGACTGTTAGGCCAAATGATTATAGGCTTGTTTTCTTTACAAATCTTAAAGAGAATTAAATAactcgcacacacacatacattcaatATATGTAGCTAtgtacatacacatatacaccCACATGTATGTCTAGGATTTATATACCCATCGGTGTGTCTAGAAACACACATCATAGGTGGCATATACCACTCTGGACACCTGAGGAGGGATGGACACCATTTAGGATTTGTTTCAACCAACGAAGTGCTTCTCTTGGCCTACAGCTCTTCTCCGCCCCCATCCTCTGTAAAGGGCTATGGAACCTTTGCGAACATACATATGCTGACATACATCCCCCCACCCTTGTAGGTTTAATATGAAAGGAACTGAGCACATTTGcagtttatttacttaattatcTGAACTGACTGAAGTTTAAAACCTTGACATTATATTTAGATGGGAAGAACCTAACTTCATATagtctaaacaaacaaaaaacatattTAGTTAGTTGGATAAGGGGAGAAGGGAGCCTCAAAAGAATAtatgggagaaaggaaggtgGGTTTCTGTTTGATCCCAGGAAGAGCAAAAGCTCCTTTCTATACCCACCTACTtatctccccccctgcccccgctTGCTAATGCCACATGTGCTTCCATCCCCTGTGCAGTCCCCAAATGAGAAAATGCTATAAAAAGCTCCAGTGAATGAGTAGGCCATTCATAGGAAGATGGAGAAGGCTACTCATCCCCCTGCCAGGCCCTTAGGGGCTGCTAGGCAGATTTGTGCTTTTTGAACCAACAAGAGATGCTTAAATCAATATCTGTTGGGACACCACAGCACCTGCTATACAGAAATGAAAACAGCCCCAACCCCCCATTCTGTATGTCCCCTCCTAATGCAGGGGGTTAAATGCAAGTCTAGAAAAGAAAGGCGTATTTTCCTTAAGTGGAACAGAGACAAATAAGAGGCTCTAAAATAATTCGGATGTCATTGCTTTCttaaaggaagaaggaaaggggggTTATATTTTAGATAGCACTGGTGGAAAAGAACTGCTTCACTTTTAACTGGCTGCAGAATCCTTTGGGGTGGGAAGTAGATACTTGTTCCAAGAAAAAgtacaagggaaaaaaaaagaaagccacaGTTTGCTTTGATACTGCTCTTGCCTCGCTGATTagggcctttttaaaaggagttgTTTGTTTTCCCTGCATCTCTGACTGAAGACTTCCATTTATAAGGAAGATATATTATGCAACACTTTTTAAGGATTTGTCCAGAGACCCGGAAAAGAACTATAATAACTAGGGGGGCGGGGGCGCTCTACTTTCAGTATAACAGCAGGAGCACCTAAAATATGAGCAGTGAAACATTCTCCTCCCCAACTTTCCTGGCATGTAAGGAATGTAAACAGATTATCTTTTTGGAGTGAGCAGGGATGGacttaaggaggaaaaaaactcaGACAAAGTTAAACTAAATGATCAGTTCagttatctcccccacccccaacaactgTATTAAAGTGCATGACAGCAGCTACTCCTTTTCGGAATCTTAAAACGTACAATTTCCCTTCTCCCTTGCAAGAAAAGGTCATTCAAGTTAATACTTCTTTGCTAAAACATCTTTCATCTGTTTTTAATGGACATTTTAAGCCAacaacttttttttcttgaaCTGGAGCAACACAAAAAGAAAGACAATACTGTAAAGTCAAGTGCTTATGTCAGCTGTCCAGCTAGAACAGTTGGGTATACAGCACACTTGATTGTACAAAGCAATACCTTATAATATAACAATCAAGAaactggagacattttttggtcCCCAGATGAATACAATATCCCCTATTTGCCATCTTCATCatctttgggggaagggaagagaaatagCTGAATAAAAGAATTAAATCAAAATGTTATAATTAGCTAATAAGGTCATTTGCTATCTACACCTGCTCTAGCCATTGAGGCAAGAGATACATCAGTTCTTTGTTTGTCTGTCCTTCTCCAAGagccttaaattaaaaaaacccaacaacttagagttgaaatatatatatatgtatatagatatatatatatatatgtatttttctttaaataacatATTTACATCTAATAGAAAATATAACTCTAGAGATAATCTTTTCAACCAAAACTGAAATTGGTGGTGAAGGGGAAGGAATAAAAGAATAATTAAGGACAGATTTTTGTCAATCctgtccaagaaaaaaaaaatccaaaaaccaGCCAAGCTCTACTAAAGCCTTAAATGCTTCCTCTTCTCCAAGGGGACTCATCGCTTTTCCTTAAAGAACCCTTGGTCTGTGCTGCTCTCCTTAATGGTAACTGTCAAGAAATTGGATGTCACATCAGTCACGACCACTTTCTCCAAGTTGTTGAGAGATGGGCTCCAAGCTTCTTCTTCAGGGTCCCCGAGGATCCTGGAGACAGGGATGCGAGCGATGAGGGAAGGCCGGCCAGCCTGGGTCCCTAGGCCATCTCGGTATAAACCGCCTTGGTCTGCAGAGCTGTGTAAGATCTTAGGAGTACCCAAGTCCAAACCACTCTGCCCCTTTGGATCCAGGAAATCAGCCCTGTGCTTGGTCAGCCTGGGAGGGTAAGCCTCCGGCGCTCCCAGCTTCATGCCAGCTTCGGCTCTGGGGCTGGAAACAGTACTAGGTAATTCAGGCTCCCGTCTCCGGGCTAACTGGATCACGCTATGTCCCGAGCTGAACTTGGCGGCGCCAGGGTTTGCAGCCTCTTCCAACTTCCGGGCTTTTAGGTAATCCACCACCACCTTGTCTCCTGGTTCCATTGATTTCCTCTTGGAGGCCGCATCAGGAGGCTCAGGCAGGTCTTTGTAAAGCTCTTTCCTGGGTTTTGGGCCTCGCTTTTTCAAGGCTCCTTCAGATCGGTCCTCCTCAGCCCCAACCCTGTTTTCCTGGATTGTTTCCACTCTGGAGGTGTTGGTGGTCACGGTGGTGGAGCTGCTTTGAGGGGGCAGGGGGATTTGTCTCAGTCCTTCTCTAGCCCGGGAAGTAGAACCCAATTCCTGGGGGGACCTTCCTGGGTAGGGCACCCGGATTCCCCTAGAAGAGTCACTACGGAATTCATAGGTTTTAGCTTTGGCTTTTGCCTGGGCCTGAAAAACAGATAAGGTTACCAGAGGTGTGTAATAACTTGCCATAAGCATTCCATAATTGCAGTTTACAAGCCAGTCCTGGTGTCTGTCCCTTAGGCACATATAGTCACCACATGGGAAAATATTTCACCTTTATCAATGTTtggtaccaccaccaccaccccacacacacaccaccacactCTTCTCCTTCCCTTACCTTTAACAAGAAGGTTTTCGGTTTGGGACCTCGCTTTTTGGGGCCATAAAGTTCCATTTCTCTTTccctatatgtgtgtgttttttaaggggGAAAATTTAAAAGGAACATCAGTTTAGTATTGCTCCAAGACAGAGTGATATGGCACTGCTAAAAATGCTGGCTGTGTTTCCCAGTAACATACCTTTCCTCAAAAGCTGCAAGCAGGCGAGCATCTAGAATGTTTTCCTCAGGTTCCCAGGTGCTGTACCTaataaatggaggggggaaaagctgtataattttatacttattttcttattttcctAGAACATGGTGACGGCAAGATACCTTAAAAGGTCATCTAGTCTATCCCTCCACCCAAGGAAAGCAGGATGCCTAATTATACTGCAAAATCAAACAAGACCACAATATTTGTTGGACTGCAAGGGAAGCATCGACAGTTACTTACTTCTGGGACCAGCCCTTCCATTTCACCAGATAAAAGTCATCTAGTCTATCCCTCCACCCAAGGAAAGCAGGATGCCTAATTATACTGCAAAATCACACAAGACCACGATTTTTGTTGGACTGCAAGGGAAGCATCGACAGTTACTTACTTCTGGGACCAGCCCTTCCATTTCACCAGATAAAGGTCATCTAGTCTATCCCTCCACCCAAGGAAAGCAGGATGCCTAATTATACTGCAAAATCACACAAGACCACGATTTTTGTTGGACTGCAAGGGAAGCATCGACAGTTACTTACTTCTGGGACCAGCCCTTCCATTTCACCAGATATTCCATACGACCCTACAGAGGCAAAGCAAAGAGCAGTGAGCCTGCTTTTTCGGGAGGGGGTGAACGCAGGCAAACAATTTATTTGCCCGCTACAACATGCATCCGAACCAAAACAAAGGTGTCCCCCAAGCCGCGTCGAAAAACCACGCCGCACCAACGCAGGCGTAAGgtgcaagggaggaggaggaggaaaagccaTGCACGAAAAAAGGGGGgcggtgctgcaaaacaggctgaaATGTGCATGCGGAGGGAGGCCAATGCGCGCGGCGAGGACAGGCGCGCAGCCCCCGACGGGCATGCCTCGTCCCCCAGGCGGGCGGCCGCCTGCGATGGTGGCGAGCGGCGCGGCGcgagagaaaggggggagcggCCGGCTGGCTCGGCGGGGCTGCGGCAGGAAGGGGGGAGCCAGGCGGGAGCCCCGTCTGCGGCCCTGGCGGCGGGGAGCACAAAGCCCGGCGGCGGAGGCGAAACCTACTTTGCGGATGCGCCTCTTGAGCAAGGCCTCGGCGGCGAAGACCCTCTCTCCCACGGCCGACAGCTCCATGTTTACTCGGCCGCTGGCAGCAGAgaagcagcggcggcggcagccagCGCAGCCCAGACCATAATACTCCGCTCGCTGACGTCAGCCCCAGCCAGCCCtcccctgctccctccctccctctctcgctccctgcctgcctccctccctccgcacTTGTTGCAGCCCGAGCCGGGCGGCTCGCTGGCTCGCAGGAGCAGGGGAGGGAGGCGGCGGGCTGCGGAGGCTGGGGCTCCGGCTGGGCCCGGCTCTTCCCCAGCTGCACCCGCCTCCTTGCGACGTGAGCCGCGTTTCAAGCACCAAGAGGCGGAGCCGAGCAGGGGGaccggagggggagggggaggaggaggggggggagggggaggaggaggggggggaggggaggagggagcccagaaacggggggtgggggtcggATCCTCAGCTGTCTGGTTgagcaagggggggggatggagggaagggacggccctccccaggcagccctccccttcctccttgcgCCTCTCCAATCCGCTGCCACCAGCCCCtcacccccctcccgcccccgccCCATCTGCACCtaagaaataaaatgaaaataaagaaaGGGACGGCGTTTCGGGGAGTCGGAGGGGCCCGGCGCTTTCGCGGATCGCTTTCCCGCCCCCCCCTCCTGCCTCGCCCCCCACATTCTAGTTCTTcgctccagcaaaaaaaaaaaaaaatcctacatctctgcctcccccccccccgcgcaacacacacacacagaaatcctCCAGAAATGATGCGCGGGGGGAGGGGATGGGgatggctttggggagggacgcGTCCCACTCAACGGATGCGGCCTCCAAGTTTTCTTGGGGGCAGATCGCGGCTGGGGTGGCGGGAGGGTTGGGAGGCAGCCGCTATTGCATCGGTTGCCCGGGCTGGAAGGGCTCCTTGCAAGCCGGCGCGCGTGCTGCAGCGAGAGAAGCCCTCGTCCGCGCTCACGCGCCCCCTCGCCCCCCGGAAAGTGCCTTTGAATAGCGAGGGGGGGCGGGACCGGCGCGGGTTCTGCACCCCCGGGCCCCCGCGCGCTGCCTTCACGCGCCCGCCTGCAGCAGACCCCGCATTTCCTGAAAAGCTGCCGCGACGTTTGTGCAGAGAAACGGGCTTGTTTggggtgttttttctttctttcttttttttttttaagccctcgGATACACAATGGGCTGAAAAAGTCCAAGTCAGTCCGGGCCTCGGCGGCGCCGGAGAAAGGGGTCTCCCTCTCCTCCTAGGACTGGGCGATCCCGCAGATCCAAAGATAGCCGGACCTTTCGAGACCGCGCTGGGTCTGCGCAAAAATGCCCGCGGAAGAGCCGCGTGGTAGCCTCGGCTGCCCCGGGTCTTCCCATGCACCGGGAAGCCCGTGTACTCGCCAACAGCAAGCCCTGCCAGAAAAGTTCAAGCGCGGCACCCTTTCAGTTTTATTACAACTCATTGAGCGAAACTCGGTGAACTTTGACTTCGGCATATTTTCTGCATGAGACACGCGCGCGCGCACTCAGACCGCGCATTTATTATGAATGACTATATAGTCGCCCATAACAAACGTTCAATTTGCAGGGGAAGAAAAAGTAAACGTTTCTGTTACTTATTACTGATCTTTATTGACCTTCCTGCCTGTAAGGAGAGAGATGTCTGAACAATAATAAAACTACTAGTGGGATGCTAGCCTTGAAGTCCCGCCACGTAGGAGTAACTTCCGTGGCCACCAGTGATTGAAAATAAATGCCGGCGGGATCCCAGCGGTGTGGGTACCAAGCTGCGTTTCCAAGGACACTTCGTGGGAAGCACGCTCCTTTGAAATCACTGGGGactggggtgtatgtgtgtgtgttggactaAGCTATAAGGCATGGAAATGCTAGAAGTGGTGAAAGGGTTTCTTATTGGTATGATGAGGTTGATGGTCCCTGTACGATCCACAACACGCTTAAGCCCAAAGTATGTTAGTCACTAAAACAGTCGTTTCTGATCAAGTGGAGCAAAACATCTCTTTCTAGGAAGACAGATAGACCGACAGGCTGATCGACTGACTTTTCTTCAGTCTGACTTGCACTGTCTTCCTGTCGATTGGTGATTGTCCTGTTGTGATAACTTGTGATAAAGAGTTACCTATAAACGCATCAGTGAGTCCATCAATAGACTAGCTAGtcgaagttttatttatttttttaaagatatttcaaAGTATGCTTCCTTCTTGGAagatagatggatagacagaCCCACCCACCAGAGAATCCTGTCACGGGTCAATAAAATGTATGAGACTGTGGGGGCAGGGGGATGTTATCTATAGATCAAGTGAAAAACTGCGTGGTCGGACAAGAGCTGTCAATTATTTGCTCCCTTTCGGAAGCTGCTTAGTTCTATACTACAAAGTCATTCTCTGCAGCAACAGAGACCAGTGCCAGCAATACAGCTGTTTCTGCTTAAGTTTAAATACTTTCCAACAGTTTGGGTAGTGAAAATAAAGTCGACCTCCAGAGCCTATAATACCAGGCTCCGGTTTCCTAGCTCCAAGTACCTCTGGGGCTTAACTTTTCGCAACTTTGCTCAAGCTCGGCAAGGTGGGGCTTGGCATATCCCCAGGGCTTCAAGGGACTCTGAGATCTGGTGATCTAGCAAGGCGACCCGTAAACAAGGCGACCGTGTGATTGTGGCCGTCTGTGCGTGCGTGCCTTTGTCGTGACAAGCAGCAAGCGAGGGGTGTTCAGAGAGCTATAATGAGTCACATCCCCCGCCGCGCATTTTGATATCCCGTTACTGAATCCTCTTGCAGGTTCTCTCTgacgccacccacccaccccctttaaaTCACTGGTGGCTCTTTAAGGGTTCAGCTATTTGCTTTAAGGTAGTATTTCTCTGTATTTCATCCCTCAGTGATTTTACTGCCTCTTTACTCCAGTTAACTATGTTTACTTTTTAGACGCTGAAAGGACTCCGAGGTTCAGACGCTGTGGGAAGAGGggatggagagagaaagaaactttCTTTTCTGCTTCACGAATTTAAACACGTACATGCACACACACGACCCGTCAATCCGGCGAAATCTGGGGGGAAAGGACGGGCGTCGAAATGAACATTCGAATTAATTCGGAATGACTCATTGAGGTCAGGATCAAGGGCAGATTTATTAAACCAATAAAGTTAGCTACAGCCCCTAGCACAGTCCTGGGTTTAAATGTAATGCTGCTACCAGCAGTGAATGGAAGAACCGGTGCTGTCACTTGATAGATGCCACAGCAACAATGGCGGGAGGGGTATCCCTTTATCTCAGGTGGGGACGGTGCTGAAGAAAGCCATGTCTTTCCCGCAGCTTAAAATGTCCATAGTGCAGCCTCAGCAAAGAAACCCCTATGAATCTTAGCAGTTCCCGTCTGAATGCAACAACTGAGAGgcgggtataaataaagtaagtaaataagtaagtacATCTTACAGAAGTGGGTTCTAGTCCTCGAAAGCTGATGCTGGAACAAAATGTTGCCTTTAAGCTGCTACAAGACTCCTGTAGGTGCGAAGACCAATCATAAAGTGCTCCCAAACAATATGGGGATTCGATTGGCTTCCTATATTTTTCCTTCCCCGTAAAGAAACATGACTGTTAAGATCGGCTCTCTAGTACAAAAACCTGAAGCTACACAGTCCAGAATTATTTTTTCTCCGGAACTTTGCCTCTCATACGTCTCTAACCCCCCCTCCATTATTAGCAGCGGGGCACACTGCCTCTTGGGGAACTCCGAAGCAATTCCATGTGCCTCGGAGTCTATAGCCCCCCTCCCATTAGGACAGAGTCTAGAACGCCTTGTAACCTGGTCAATTTCCAATCCTTTAGACAGAAGGGCAGCCAAAACTGCAGTATTCCAATGTAACTGCGCCTCCGCTTGGATAAATAAGGTAACGGCATTCTCTTTCCATCTACGTTGTCTCCATCTGGCTGCAATTTCGGCTGTCTCGGAGTGCGTGCGCCTGTGTGAAAGTGGAAATAAAACGGGCTAGTATTGCCATTTTATGAAGAGAGAAAAATGCCAGCAGTTCCATTTAGGATCGTTAGCAGCGTGATAAATGAGCTTTCTGGCTGGCTCGCCTTCTCCCTCTTGCCTCGGCccatttgtgtgcgtgtgtttatTTAATGAAATACGGGCTGAGAAACACCTGTTTCTTCCCAAGGCTCGGCTTTTTCTCCCCCGTCTCTCCGAGTCTGGAGTTCAAATCAAGAACTACGAGGGCTCCCTTTCGGGAGCTCCCAGCGGTGGAACTTCGTGTAGGGAGGAGGCGGCCCTGGCCACGCTGTCCTCGttcaatgcgggggggggggcgatcatTGCCTAGGGACGCCCCAACCAAACACTAGCAGGGCCGAAGAAGAGAAGCGGCTCTGGGTCTCTATTCCGAACGGGAATCGCCCTCCTCTCGCCGGCTCCTGGCCTCCCTTCCAACCACCGGTGCGCCCCTGCGCCTGGGGGCATCGCAATATCAGGGCCAGTCCTGCGAGGGGCGGGAGGGGATCGCCTCGGGCCAGGctccggggcggggcggggcgccgGTGGTGCGGAGCCGGCTCGCGATCCCGGCCTGCTTTCCTGCTCTGGTTTCTTTCTTTGGCGGCAGGAGCTGGGCTGTGCCTGCCCTGTGCGCCTGCGCCTGCCGAGCGGACGGAGGGAAGGCGCATCCGCTAGCTGCCTTGTGCCGCGTGGGCCCGGTGGCCGCGGCCGCCCAGGGGGCGTTTCGGTGCCGGGCTGCGCGAGGACGGCGAGCCGGCCTGATCCGCGGCTTCGCGCGGTCCGACTGAGCGCCACCGATCTGCAGCACAGAGCCGTGTGTGACGGAAGAAAAGCTCAAGCGAGGTCTTTTTTGAAGCAACGCCGCCACGTGCCGCGAGAAAACGAACGAGGCACCCAATAATTGCGAGCGGACAGTACTGTGCCACCCGAAAATCTACCCCCCATCACGGCAGCAGAAATCGGTTTAAGGCAAAACCAACAAAACCCCCCACAGTTCATTTGAATTTAGgatctggaggaggagggttgaaCCCTGCGCATGGTACATGGCTGCTTGTTTCGAGGTCTTACTGGACAGActggacaattaaaaaaaaactgatgtTGGGAGATTCACCCATGAGATCTGGACTAGCCATTGAGGCAGAGAGACTTGCCTTCTTTCCAGACTCACGTCGTCCCCACGttcttgaccccccccccgccccggtcccTCATTATGCCAGTAAAGTCGTTTGGAATGGCACCGAAATTCCGTGGTGATAAGTTGTTGCAACGGATGTGTATTTCTCTGCTACGGGTTAATGAGTCTGAGGGCGGCAAGCGTGGAAAGGATCCCTACAAAAGCCACTTGGCAGAGGCTCTTGTATGCACAGGgtcgagcttccatggcagagcgcaGCTGTGGTTAGAATGCACAGAGTGGTTCATGTACAGAATACACCGTCAGCGTGCATTCATTAGCTAGGAAAGGTGCCATCAATACGATCATTGGTCGGAGCGCCCGCTCTAGGAGGCCACGGAGCTGTTGAGTTTAGAGGTTTCAGACTGAAAATATCGGGAGCTTTTCAGTGTAGAGACAAAGGCGATTGACGGGGTGACACGAGAGAGATCTATAAACTTATGCATGGTGTAGATAAAGAGAGATTTTTCTCTGACTGTCCCTAATAGTGGAACTCTGGGTCAGCCTATGAACTGGTTGGCAACTGGTTCAAGACAGCCACAAGACGGTACTACTTCACACAGTGGGTGGCTgacctgtggaactcactgccacacgAAAGGTGATGGCCGCCAGTGGGTTTCAAAGAGGGCTGGATACACTCACCGAGGATAGATCTATCCTTCGCTGCCAGCCATGACAGCCGAATGTGGGTTCTG from the Euleptes europaea isolate rEulEur1 chromosome 1, rEulEur1.hap1, whole genome shotgun sequence genome contains:
- the CBX8 gene encoding chromobox protein homolog 8, translating into MELSAVGERVFAAEALLKRRIRKGRMEYLVKWKGWSQKYSTWEPEENILDARLLAAFEEREREMELYGPKKRGPKPKTFLLKAQAKAKAKTYEFRSDSSRGIRVPYPGRSPQELGSTSRAREGLRQIPLPPQSSSTTVTTNTSRVETIQENRVGAEEDRSEGALKKRGPKPRKELYKDLPEPPDAASKRKSMEPGDKVVVDYLKARKLEEAANPGAAKFSSGHSVIQLARRREPELPSTVSSPRAEAGMKLGAPEAYPPRLTKHRADFLDPKGQSGLDLGTPKILHSSADQGGLYRDGLGTQAGRPSLIARIPVSRILGDPEEEAWSPSLNNLEKVVVTDVTSNFLTVTIKESSTDQGFFKEKR